The following proteins are co-located in the Thermoanaerobaculia bacterium genome:
- a CDS encoding DUF3617 family protein yields the protein MRSPRITAVALAALVSLPAFAADRAIRPGQYELKTEMKMEGIDRQIPPTTITHCYTDQDVKDYKKMAEEGQGRNRDCQISDLKEGGGHVSYAMNCKSGAKGTAEMSFSADGYEMTMNLETPGGPHGPMKMKMHTSARRTGDCSK from the coding sequence ATGCGATCTCCCCGGATCACCGCCGTCGCCCTGGCCGCGCTCGTCTCGCTCCCCGCCTTCGCCGCCGATCGGGCGATTCGGCCGGGACAGTACGAGCTCAAGACCGAGATGAAGATGGAAGGAATCGACCGGCAGATTCCGCCGACGACGATCACGCACTGCTACACCGACCAGGACGTCAAGGATTACAAGAAGATGGCCGAGGAGGGGCAGGGGCGCAACCGCGACTGCCAGATCAGCGACCTGAAGGAGGGCGGCGGCCACGTCTCCTACGCGATGAACTGCAAGTCGGGCGCGAAGGGGACGGCGGAGATGTCCTTTTCGGCCGACGGCTACGAGATGACGATGAACCTCGAAACGCCCGGCGGGCCGCACGGTCCGATGAAGATGAAGAT